Within the Paenibacillus sp. AN1007 genome, the region TTGAAGTTTTACCGTCAGCTTGTTTATCCGTAATGCGGAAATCCAGAGACAGTACTTTGCCTTCGGTCAGATCAGCTGAGGAGAAGGGCAGGGATGCATACACAACATATCCCGATTTATTCTCTTTCACCTGATACAGCTTCTGATCTTTGCCTTTGCCGCCATCCCGGTTAAAGATATAATGCCCGTCCTTTGGCGTACTGGTTTTCTTGCCGGATGTCAGCTCTTCCGGACTGACAAAGACCTCTACCTGGTCACCCTTGAAAAGTGTGGCATCTTTTACGTCAATACGCAGGTTCAGTTTTTTGCCATCCCATAACGTCTTCACTTCACCTGTAGTGCCTGCTGTGCCTTCAATGACATGCGAGAATGGCTGTGCCTTGACAGCTCCCCATAGAATATCCTCCTGTCCTTTGCGATCAGGCAGGGATACTTTCGACTGAGCTGCTGTCCACTCATTTCGATATACAGGCAGGGAGGCCGGGTCCACCAGTGCCCAGTAAGCCGGTTTGGCTTTCAGCTTGCGATCAAACAGAAGTGGTGCATCCTTTCTTCCTTTGACAGGGAAATCATCCAACCAAGTACCGTCGTCGGCAAGTCCCCATAACGTCACACTGTCCATAACACCACGATCGTCAAACTCTTTGAACAGGTCAAACAGCGCACGATAACGATACGCCTGCTCCAGCATCATCTCATCCGTTACAGGTTTCTCCTGCTCGGAGTTTCCGGAATAGATCGACATATCCAGCTCTGTCACTTGAATATGAACGCCCAGAGCTGCAGCCCGGTTGAATGCTTCACGAATTTGTTTCACATCCGGTCCGTACATAGACACATGCATCTGAAATCCGATGGCATCAATCGGTGTACCTTTGGCCAGCAGCTTCTCTACAAGCTTGACCATATCGTTCATTTTGCTGACACTGCCCTCAATACCGTAATCATTGATCACCAATACCGCATCAGGATCAGCCTCGCGAGCGTAACGGAAAGCCAGTTCAATGTAATCACTGTCATCGCCGTCGCCATCTACATCACCAATAATATCCCGCCATTTCGAATTGCTCGCCTGATCACGCAGACCGCCGCCGTCCGAAATGACTTCATTGACAACATCCCACGTGTGCACTTTGCCTTTGTAGCGGCTCACAATCGTTTGGATATGTGTTTTCATGCGCTTCAGAAGCTGCTCACGCGTAGCAGGCTTCGATGGATCATTCGGATCCGTAAAGAACCAGTCCGGCACTTGACTGTGCCACAGCAGCGTATGACCTCTTACCTCCATATCGTTCGCCGCAGCAAAGTTAACCAGTCGATCCGCTTCAGACCAGACAAAGTTGCCTTCTGTTGGCTGCATTGCATCCATTTTCATAAAGTTGCCTGCAGTAATACTCTTGAAATGTTTCTTGAGCAGATCCGAGTGTGGGTCCTGTGGATCGAGAGCTGTCTGGTCAATCGCCGCACCCAGCGCATAAGACGTACCCAGCGTTTTAGCCAAGTCCGGAATATCCTGCTCAATCGCAATCGCTTCTGTCGCTGTAATCTGCACATCATCGATATAGAACGGAATGGTATCTGTTTCGGTCACTTCCGAAGACTGCTTCCAAGGTGTTTCGGCGTACATCCGCAATCCGCTTACACCTGTACTTTCTGCCGGCACGATGATATCTGCTTCGATTTTTTTCCACTGGCCTTTGTTCAGCGTAGTGGAAGCAAAAGTGGCATACTCCAGCTTAGCCGCATCACCGTTAAACTCCTTTTCCAGAGAGCCGTTGATCACCTGTGATGCTGGTCCTTCATCATACATTGCCCAGAAGGAGACATGAACTGTACTTCCCTTTTGCAAGTAAGGCAGCACCTCTACCAGCGGTCCGTGGTAAGTTTCCGTTCGGGAGGAGGTTTTCAAACTGCGGTTACTATTGTGTCCGATGCCGCTGACTACCTCCAGCTTCTCCGTACCGCGAGGCTTCCATTTTCCGATATTCCCATCTTCAAAATCAGCGTTAAACAAAGCTTTGCCCGGTTCTCCTGGTATACCCGGGTTCTCTGGGGCAGGCTTCACAAGCCGGATCTGGAACTCATCTAAAAAGTATGCAGCAGCTGCATCTGTGCTCTCCAGATACAGCTGCAGTCCGCTTCCCTGCTCATAGCTGTACTGACCCTGCAGCTTCACCCACTTTTGATCGGTTACCTGCTCGGCTGCGTTAACCTGATCGTACTGCGTATCCCCGCTGCCATCACGGCGTTCTACGGTGAATTTCAGATCAGCCGGTGCTGAACCTGCAGTCAGTTTCACATAACCGGAGATTTCTACAACTGCATTTTTGTTTACCACGTCTGTTAATGATAGGGAGGGTCCATTCCAGGCTTCCGTACGGCCTGTGGTTTGAAGGGAGTGTTTCCCTTGATAAGCCTGATCTCCATTCACTTCTACCTTCGCTGCCCCCCGGGCTGTCCAGCCTTGAGTCGTACCGTCTTCAAACGAATGAGACAACAGAATATCACCTGCATTTGCTGCGCTTGCCTTCCCTTCTCCTGCTCCGATTCCTGGAAGCAAGCTCAAGATCATCACGGCTGCCAAGCATAACCTCAACCATTTTCCCCGCACGTAAACTCCTCCTTGTCAATTTCATCATCCATCCTGTAACGCAGTCAAACATCAGGCATTTCACGACACACTTCTGCATGCATGGATTTCCTCTGCTGGTCTGTTCGCTGGCAGCTGCTCACGCTGCTGCACGGATGGGATCAGGAACATTCAATGCACGGTCCTTAACCTCCTCAAGTGAGCCTTATAGCGCCCTGGAGAACCTGCTTCACACCAAAAGTAAGCGGTTACATAATCAAATTTATGTCATTGTACCTTTAACTGTAAATATGGAAATTTAGTGTCCAACCCCCTCTTTTTATACTTCTGACTGTTAACGATGCCTTTTTCACTCCAACTTCACGTTATATTCTGGCACTAAAAAAAAGCACAGCCTAAGGCTGTGCAGGTACTTCCTGATCCGCTTCATTTACTGGCGCCGTTGTCTGGCGGATAATTAAATTTGATGGCTCCGTCACGACAGGCGGTGTATAAGATGGATTCTCAACCATAGCAATCAGATATTCAATGGCTCGAATACCAATATTGTAAATATTCTGATTCACCGTGGTCAAACCTGGCTTAAACACTTCTGCATAATACGTGTTGTCGAATCCGACTACAGAAATATCTTCCGGCACCCGGAAGCCATGTTTCTCAATCTCATGGATTGCGCCAAAGGCAGACATATCTGATGCACAGATTACTCCTGTAGGCTGTTCCCGCAGCGCCAACAAACGACGCGCTGCCTTCGCACCCCCATCAAAGGAATAGTCACAGACTTCCAGATAGATCGTTGCATACGGAATGCCGCATAGACGCAGCCCCTCCTTGTACCCATCCAGACGCAGATTGGCTACAGCAGGTCCCAGCGTACCTGAGATATAAGCAATCTTGCGATGCCCCAGCTCATAGAGATGTTTGACTGCCATCGCGACGCCGTTAACATTATCTGTTGTAATATATCCTGCACGTTTGCCGAACAGGTCAGTATCAATAAACATCGTCGGAATCTCTGCAGTGACCAATTCCTGAATACTTTTATTTTCCCGCCCTTCCCCGAAAACAACAACGCCATCCACGTTTCGGCTGCGGCAGTGCTTGATGAATGAATATGTAGGGTCATCAAATCGTGTTGATAATCGAACTAGATCATAACCGCTGTTTTCCAAAGCTGTTTTGATGCCTTCAAGTAATTCCGATACAAACGGGTTCGTAAACGGAACGGTAAGCAGCACACCCACTGTCCATGAACGGCGTTTAACCAGTCCACGTGCGACAACATTGGGTTGATATTTTAATAGTTCGATGGCTGTATTCACTTTTTTACGTGTTTTTTCGCTAACATCCGGGTAATCATTCAACACTTTGGAAACGGTTGCAACTGATACGCCCGCCTCTTTGGCCACATCATGAATAGAAGCCATCTAATCACCTCAACCTCTTTATGAATCCCCTGTCTCCGGTTATATTGTCTATAACATCGGCAGGTTTGTCTACCCATTATAGCTTATTACAGCCCGAAACGGTATGGGAGGTTCATGCGGACTCGGAGCTTACTTATCCTGCTGCTGTTCGAGTTTTTTCAAGTCCGCTGCAAGCCTCTCCATAGCCGTCGCAAAAACGGCAAGCTCGGACGAACGTGAAGCCTGACTCCGTGCTCCGCTCGATGTGCGGGTAGATTCATGCTGTACTTTCCTTAATTTTTCCATGATTTGATCCAGGTTGGACTGGATTTTACTCTGCGCTTCTCTGGAGCTTGCCGCCAGTTTACGCACCTCGCTTGCGACCACTTCAAATCCACGTCCAAACTCTCCAGCATGCGCTGCTTCAATGGCAGCGTTCAAGCCGACAAGATGACTTTGATCAGAAATTTCACGAATCAGCTCACCCATTTTTTCGATCTGCTGCATTTCTCCAGTCAATTCTTCCAGCAGCATATGCGCCTGATCCTGAGAAACGGCTGTTTCCTTCGCTACAGCGGAGATGGACACTGCATTTTCATTTAATTCTGTAATCATACCCGTAAGCTCTTGGGTAATCTTCGTGATGGCCTGCAGTGTATGATCCTGATCCGCAGCAAGCTCCTCAAGCTGCTCTTTTTCCTGCTTTTCATAAGCTTCCAAAACCAGCTGCGAGTCCAGGTTGAACATTTTGCTCAGTGCATGTATAACGGGATGCCACGAAGCCGGAATGAGCTGCTGAAATATGTTCGTGGCAATATCCAGATAAACCATGTAAGCGCCCAGATAATAGTTAGCCGTTAGTCCAATGCGTGAATGTACCAGCCCAATGGTAATCCGCTGTTCAATATAGGCATCGTCGACAATCCCGTCCGTCATGGATAACCAGTACATCCGCTGCGTTTCCTTCAGCCGGTCAATATTGGAGAAACGGTCTATCAGTTCCATTAACTCAGGATACCTGCCGATGTGTTCATAGAAGTGATCAACCACTTCCTCAACGACTTTCTTGAAGACAGGCCGATGATCAGCAAGCAGTCTTAAATCCCCTACATCCAGCCCCACGTAATCCAGTTGTTTCTGTCTTTCTGCTGAAATACTGCTCATATCAGATCAGATCAACTCCTTATCCACTTTTACTGCAAAATTAAAAAGATTTTAATTGATTATAGACTAAAATACCTAATCAAACATATACCCTAAGAACTATTTACCGTAGAACTAATCCTATTTTTGTTAATATTTGTTCATTTTTGATCTTTTCAATATAAAAAGGCCCTGAATATGCTGTGAAGGAGCCTCACAACAAATCTTCAGGACCTGATTCGGAATGGTGCGGCAGGTTAGCGGTTAAGCAAACTTCCCACGTATCTTAACAATTCATTGGCGCTTGCAGCTGTATATCCATGTTCTTCAATGAGACGTTTGATGACTTCATTCATTCGCTTCAATTGTGTAGCATCCGGTGTTTTCGTAGAGGTCGTAATCTTGACAATATCTTTGAGATCCGCAAACAATTTCTTCTCGATGGCTTCCCGCAGCCGATCATGGCTGCTGTATTCAAACTTGCGCTCCTTGCGGGAGTATGCCGAGATTCGAATCAAAATCTCTTCCCTGAACGCTTTTTTTGCATTCTCCGAGATGCCGATCTGCTCCTCAATGGAGCGCATCAGCCGCTCATCCGGGTCCATCTCCTCATCTGTAAGCGGATCACGGATTTTCGACCAGTTGCAGAAGGCTTCAATGTTATCCAGATAATTTTCGAACAGCGTTTTGGCGGATTCTTCAAATGAGTAAACAAAAGCTTTCTGTACTTCCTTCTTCGCCAGTTCATCATACTCTTTACGTGCAAGAGCGATAAAGTTTAAATACCGCTCGCGCTCTTCCTTCGTAATGGAAGCATGCTGATCCAGCCCATCCTTGATGGCACGCAGAATATCCAGCGCGTTAATGCATTGAAGGTTTTGCTTAATCAAAGCACTGGATATCCGGTTAATGACGTACCGAGGATCAATACCGGACATGCCCTCATCCAAATATTCATTTTGCATTTCGCGCAGATCGGCTTCCTTGTACCCCTCAACCTCTTCGCCGTCGTACATCCGCATTTTTTTCACCAGGTCCATGCCTTGTTTTTTTGTTTCCTTCAATCGGGTAAGTATGGAAAAAATAGCTGCTGTTCGCAGCGCATGCGGTGCGATGTGCACGTGTTTCATATCACTTTGCTGAATAAGCTTGGCGTAAATTTTCTCTTCTTCCGATACCTTCAGGTTATAAGGTATGGGCATGACAATCATCCGCGACTGCAAAGCCTCATTTTTCTTATTGGATATAAAAGACTTATACTCGGATTCATTTGTGTGTGCCACGATCATCTCATCCGCACTGATCAGCGCGAAGCGGCCCGCTTTAAAATTCCCTTCCTGC harbors:
- a CDS encoding endo-1,4-beta-xylanase — its product is MRGKWLRLCLAAVMILSLLPGIGAGEGKASAANAGDILLSHSFEDGTTQGWTARGAAKVEVNGDQAYQGKHSLQTTGRTEAWNGPSLSLTDVVNKNAVVEISGYVKLTAGSAPADLKFTVERRDGSGDTQYDQVNAAEQVTDQKWVKLQGQYSYEQGSGLQLYLESTDAAAAYFLDEFQIRLVKPAPENPGIPGEPGKALFNADFEDGNIGKWKPRGTEKLEVVSGIGHNSNRSLKTSSRTETYHGPLVEVLPYLQKGSTVHVSFWAMYDEGPASQVINGSLEKEFNGDAAKLEYATFASTTLNKGQWKKIEADIIVPAESTGVSGLRMYAETPWKQSSEVTETDTIPFYIDDVQITATEAIAIEQDIPDLAKTLGTSYALGAAIDQTALDPQDPHSDLLKKHFKSITAGNFMKMDAMQPTEGNFVWSEADRLVNFAAANDMEVRGHTLLWHSQVPDWFFTDPNDPSKPATREQLLKRMKTHIQTIVSRYKGKVHTWDVVNEVISDGGGLRDQASNSKWRDIIGDVDGDGDDSDYIELAFRYAREADPDAVLVINDYGIEGSVSKMNDMVKLVEKLLAKGTPIDAIGFQMHVSMYGPDVKQIREAFNRAAALGVHIQVTELDMSIYSGNSEQEKPVTDEMMLEQAYRYRALFDLFKEFDDRGVMDSVTLWGLADDGTWLDDFPVKGRKDAPLLFDRKLKAKPAYWALVDPASLPVYRNEWTAAQSKVSLPDRKGQEDILWGAVKAQPFSHVIEGTAGTTGEVKTLWDGKKLNLRIDVKDATLFKGDQVEVFVSPEELTSGKKTSTPKDGHYIFNRDGGKGKDQKLYQVKENKSGYVVYASLPFSSADLTEGKVLSLDFRITDKQADGKTSIIVWNDTNNQQPQKKESRGKLKLGPVLKQVKVTYGTPVVDGKEDKQWKKAVTISTDVKVAGDSGAKAKAKLLWDEKYLYVLAQVTDPLLSKKSANAHEQDSIELFIDLNKNQTSSYEDDDAQYRVNFDNEISYGGNARKEQFKSSARLTKDGYVIEAAIPLENVSSKQSRWIGFDLQVNDDGAGDGKRSSVFMWSDPSGNSYRDTSGFGSLLLVKK
- a CDS encoding LacI family DNA-binding transcriptional regulator; this encodes MASIHDVAKEAGVSVATVSKVLNDYPDVSEKTRKKVNTAIELLKYQPNVVARGLVKRRSWTVGVLLTVPFTNPFVSELLEGIKTALENSGYDLVRLSTRFDDPTYSFIKHCRSRNVDGVVVFGEGRENKSIQELVTAEIPTMFIDTDLFGKRAGYITTDNVNGVAMAVKHLYELGHRKIAYISGTLGPAVANLRLDGYKEGLRLCGIPYATIYLEVCDYSFDGGAKAARRLLALREQPTGVICASDMSAFGAIHEIEKHGFRVPEDISVVGFDNTYYAEVFKPGLTTVNQNIYNIGIRAIEYLIAMVENPSYTPPVVTEPSNLIIRQTTAPVNEADQEVPAQP
- a CDS encoding globin-coupled sensor protein — encoded protein: MSSISAERQKQLDYVGLDVGDLRLLADHRPVFKKVVEEVVDHFYEHIGRYPELMELIDRFSNIDRLKETQRMYWLSMTDGIVDDAYIEQRITIGLVHSRIGLTANYYLGAYMVYLDIATNIFQQLIPASWHPVIHALSKMFNLDSQLVLEAYEKQEKEQLEELAADQDHTLQAITKITQELTGMITELNENAVSISAVAKETAVSQDQAHMLLEELTGEMQQIEKMGELIREISDQSHLVGLNAAIEAAHAGEFGRGFEVVASEVRKLAASSREAQSKIQSNLDQIMEKLRKVQHESTRTSSGARSQASRSSELAVFATAMERLAADLKKLEQQQDK
- a CDS encoding PrkA family serine protein kinase, translated to MNIFERVAEYRAESDRLSWNGTFEDYIALLREDPTPAMTAHARVYQMIESFGVEEVGGHKRYKFFEQEIFGLDRSIEKLVEEYFHSAARRLDVRKRILLLMGPVSGGKSTLVTLLKRGLEQFSRTEKGAVYAIEGCPMHEEPLHLIPLELRAEVEKEIGVRIEGNLCPSCQMRLRTEYGGDISKVPVERVIISEDNRVGIGTFSPSDPKSQDIADLTGSIDFSTITEFGSESDPRAYRFDGELNKANRGLMEFQEMLKCDEKFLWNLLSLTQEGNFKAGRFALISADEMIVAHTNESEYKSFISNKKNEALQSRMIVMPIPYNLKVSEEEKIYAKLIQQSDMKHVHIAPHALRTAAIFSILTRLKETKKQGMDLVKKMRMYDGEEVEGYKEADLREMQNEYLDEGMSGIDPRYVINRISSALIKQNLQCINALDILRAIKDGLDQHASITKEERERYLNFIALARKEYDELAKKEVQKAFVYSFEESAKTLFENYLDNIEAFCNWSKIRDPLTDEEMDPDERLMRSIEEQIGISENAKKAFREEILIRISAYSRKERKFEYSSHDRLREAIEKKLFADLKDIVKITTSTKTPDATQLKRMNEVIKRLIEEHGYTAASANELLRYVGSLLNR